A part of Sugiyamaella lignohabitans strain CBS 10342 chromosome D, complete sequence genomic DNA contains:
- the COX15 gene encoding Cox15p (Protein required for the hydroxylation of heme O to form heme A; heme A is an essential prosthetic group for cytochrome c oxidase; GO_component: GO:0016021 - integral component of membrane [Evidence IEA]; GO_component: GO:0016021 - integral component of membrane [Evidence ISM] [PMID 12192589]; GO_component: GO:0016020 - membrane [Evidence IEA,IEA]; GO_component: GO:0005743 - mitochondrial inner membrane [Evidence IEA,IEA]; GO_component: GO:0005743 - mitochondrial inner membrane [Evidence IDA] [PMID 9228094]; GO_component: GO:0005739 - mitochondrion [Evidence IEA]; GO_component: GO:0005739 - mitochondrion [Evidence IDA] [PMID 16823961]; GO_function: GO:0016653 - oxidoreductase activity, acting on NAD(P)H, heme protein as acceptor [Evidence IMP] [PMID 11248251]; GO_function: GO:0016653 - oxidoreductase activity, acting on NAD(P)H, heme protein as acceptor [Evidence IGI] [PMID 11788607]; GO_function: GO:0016627 - oxidoreductase activity, acting on the CH-CH group of donors [Evidence IEA]; GO_process: GO:0006784 - heme a biosynthetic process [Evidence IEA]; GO_process: GO:0006784 - heme a biosynthetic process [Evidence IGI,IMP] [PMID 11788607]; GO_process: GO:0055114 - oxidation-reduction process [Evidence IEA]): MRATKIITPKLETSRKFSTTTSILSDSTSLSDSSNIQRQKKLVSEILNKAQNSSHPKTSAKRTPANSSKYVGYWLIGSAGLVFGIVILGGLTRLTESGLSITEWKPVTGSIPPLSQEDWEKEFELYKASPEFKILNSNITLDEYKFIYYMEWSHRLWGRTIGLVFVLPAAYFVFAKKTSALTTKRLVLISGLLGLQGFIGWWMVKSGLDQDFLDQPGAHPRVSQYRLATHLGAAFLLYIAMINTGLDTIRESRWIRNPQAALKEITALSSPVVKPLRRVVFSLACLTFLTSMSGAFVAGLDAGLIYNSFPYMGETIVPSRNEMFSPQYATDTSQFNLFWKNMLENPTTVQFNHRVLAVSTWTATLAMHLYSLRFKAFVPRSVIRGSATALGFVTLQAALGISTLLWVVPTPLAASHQAGSLAFLTSVLVLLARLRLPPSRVRRLITLLSQTADKAVNKASKRL; the protein is encoded by the coding sequence ATGAGGGCAACTAAGATCATAACTCCAAAACTGGAGACTTCCAGAAAATTTTCAACCACCACAAGTATCCTATCGGATTCTACTAGCTTGTCAGACTCCTCCAATATTCAGCGTCAAAAAAAGCTAGTTTCTGAAATCTTAAATAAGGCGCAAAACAGCTCTCACCCCAAGACCTCAGCAAAGCGGACACCAGCAAACTCTTCGAAATACGTAGGCTATTGGTTAATAGGAAGCGCTGGACTTGTTTTTGGAATAGTTATTTTAGGCGGCTTGACACGATTGACTGAATCAGGACTCAGTATTACTGAATGGAAGCCAGTAACCGGGTCCATCCCCCCATTGTCTCAAGAAGACTGGGAGAAAGAGTTTGAATTATACAAAGCCTCGCCAGAATTTAAAATTTTAAATTCGAACATCACACTTGATGAATATAAATTCATTTATTACATGGAATGGTCTCATCGTCTTTGGGGTCGTACAATTGGATTGGTTTTCGTTCTACCAGCAGCTTACTTTGTTTTTGCCAAGAAGACTAGTGCTCTCACTACAAAGCGCTTGGTGCTAATATCTGGTCTACTGGGGCTTCAAGGATTTATTGGATGGTGGATGGTGAAATCTGGTCTTGATCAAGATTTCTTGGATCAGCCAGGGGCTCATCCGAGAGTATCGCAATATAGACTGGCCACTCATTTGGGAGCTGCATTTTTACTCTACATTGCGATGATTAATACTGGATTGGACACTATTAGAGAATCTAGATGGATTCGCAACCCCCAGGCCGCTTTGAAAGAGATCACTGCGTTGTCCAGTCCTGTTGTGAAACCATTGAGAAGAGTTGTATTTTCTCTCGCTTGTCTTACCTTTCTAACATCCATGTCTGGAGCTTTTGTCGCAGGACTTGATGCTGGTCTTATCTACAACTCTTTCCCCTATATGGGTGAAACAATCGTTCCATCTCGAAATGAAATGTTCAGTCCTCAATATGCAACTGATACTTCACAATTCAATCTATTTTGGAAGAACATGCTGGAAAATCCGACAACTGTTCAATTCAACCATAGAGTATTGGCGGTTAGTACATGGACTGCTACGCTGGCCATGCACCTGTATAGCTTGAGATTCAAAGCATTTGTTCCACGATCGGTCATTAGAGGTAGTGCTACTGCTCTGGGCTTCGTGACTCTCCAGGCTGCGTTAGGTATTTCTACACTGCTGTGGGTAGTCCCTACCCCTTTAGCGGCCAGTCATCAAGCGGGAAGTTTGGCTTTCTTAACAtctgttcttgttcttcttgccCGGTTACGTTTGCCACCATCTAGAGTCAGACGTCTTATTACGTTGCTTTCTCAGACTGCTGATAAAGCTGTTAACAAAGCATCGAAGCGATTATAA